In Pyxidicoccus xibeiensis, the genomic stretch GAGGGAATGTCCCCCGACGGGCAGGACCCGGTGGTGCGCGACGACACACCGGAGCAGGGACACCCGGACGAGCAGGTCTTCGAGAACGAAGTGGAAGAGGAAGAAGAGCTGGCCATCGGGCCCTCCCGGGGCAACCCTCGCGGCGCCGAGCTCCTCTTCCGAGACCGCTGCCCCACCCCGGAGGAGGCCACGGGCAAGACGCTGTACGTCGGCAAGCCGGCCAGGGGCGCCCGCAAGGCGGCCCGAGGCTCCCAGGGCAACCCCTACTCCACCATCAGCGCCGCGGTGAAGGCGGCCCGGCCGGGCAACGTCATCCAGGTCCTCCAGGGCACCTATGAGGAGCGCGTCGTCCTCAGCGGCAAGGACGTCCGCGCGGGCACCCGGGAAGAACCCATCGTCCTGCGAGGGGCGCCGAAGAACCAGACGAAGCTCCTCATGCCCGCGGAGGATGAGGGCAACCTGCTGGTCGTGGCGAAGCCGTACTGGGTCGTCCAGGACGTCGAGCTGGACGTCGACGGCAAGCCGTACGTCGCGGCGCTCTTCGAGTCGAACACGGACTGCTCGCAGCTCCTCGACTCCAAGGTCCACTCAGGCAGCGCGGGCGGGGGCGTCATCCTCGACCAGGCGAAGTACGTCCTCATCGGCCACAACGAGATTCACGACTTCTCCAAGCAGGACGAGGACTCCCACGGCGTGCTGGTGAAGGACGGCTCGGAGCTCGTCTTCATCATCGACAACGACATCCACGGCAACTCGGGCGACGCGGTGCAGTGCCACGCGAACGGGAGCCGGCCCCACGGCGTCTTCATCGAGCGCAACCGGCTGCATGACAGCGGTGAGAACGGGGTCGACATCAAGAGCTGCGACCACGTCTACATCCGGGGGAACGCCATCTACGACTTCCCCGCGGACAAGAGCTTCCCCTGGCAGAAGGGCACCTCCGCCGCGGAGGCGGTGGTCATCCACCAGGACGCGAACAACATCCACGCCGTGAACAACCGCATCGCCAGGGCGGGCCGAGGCATCTCCGTCGGAGGGACTTCGCAGAAGGACCATCCCCGGAACGTGGTGCTGAAGGGCAACCACATCAGCGACATCCGGGACGACCCCGTCATGAACGGCCAGGGCATCCGCATCGTGAAGGGCACCGACCTGAGCATCCTCGGCAACACGCTCGAGAAGGTGGCGGATGTCGGCCTCTACCTGGGGGCGGACTACCTCGCGGTCTCCGGGCTCGTGGTGAAGGGCAACGTCCTGCGCCGCATGGACCGGTTCGTCAAGCTGGGCGCGCGCGGGGACATCTCCGGGCTCGAGCTGGACGACAACCGCTACCACGGGGTGGGCCGGTTCGACGCCACGGGAGGGCCCCAGACGGACGACTTCGCGAAGTGGCAGCGCGCGCTGCGCGGGTTCGGCCTGGAGCAGGGCTCGCGGCGGCTGCCGTGAGGAAGGGTGCCGCGGACGCACGCTCATGAGGCGTGCGTCCGCGCTCAGCGCCGCAGCGGCAGCCGGAGGTAGAACGTGGAGCCCTCGCCCAGCGAGGAGCGCACCGACAGCGAGCCGCCGTGCAGCTTCGTCAGCGCCGAGGCGATGAACAGCCCCAGGCCGTGCCCCCGGCTCGGGTCGTCATCCGCCCTGCGGAAGCGGTCGAAGATGCTGGGCAGCTGCGACGCGGAGATGCCCACGCCCCAGTCCCTCACGTGGATGACGGCCTGCCCCGGGCTGGGTGACACGCCCAGCTCCACCCGCCGCCGCTCGCCGCAGTACTTCACCGCGTTGGAGAGCAGGTTGTTGAGCACCTGCCGCAGCCGCTCGGCGTCGAACGGCACCATCAGCGGCTCGTGGGCGCCCGTCAGCATGAACTCCATGTGCGGCTCCAGCTCGCGCCACTCCTGGACCAGCTCCCGCAGGAACGGGATGAGGTCGCAGTAGGCGGTCCGCAGCTCCACCCTCCCCTCGGACAGGCGGCCCGCGTCGAGGATGGAGGTGATGAGCCCGTTCATCCGGTCCAGCTGGCGGAGCACCGCCTCGGCGGACCGGCACTCGTCCTCCGCGCCCCGGTGCGCCACCTTGCGCAGCAGGACCTGCGCGTTGAGCCGCGCCGAGCTCAGCGGCGTCTTCAGCTCGTGGGCCACCCAGTGGAGCACCTCCTCGCGCATCGCGCCGACCGAGGACCTCAGGTTGCTCACCGCGCGGCTTCCGCGGTCCTGCTCGGGCGCGGGCGGGCGCGACTGGAGCGCCGTGGAGATGGCCTCCTCGAAGACGGACAGGTCCACGGGCTTGGGCAGGAAGGTGTTCGCCTCCTCCCGTCCCGCGGGCCGCGCCGCGCTCAGCAGCACGAAGGGGACGGCCGCCAGGTGCGGCTCGGCGCGCAGCGCCCGCAGCAGCTCCACGCCCGTGCGCCGCGGCATCATGTGGTCGCTGACCACCAGGTCCGGCGGCTCGGTGCGCGCCAGCGTCAGCGCCTCCTCGCCGTTGTGCGCCCGCACGGCGCGGTGTCCGAGCGCCTCCACCACCTCGGCGAAGACCTCGAGCAGCGCCTCCTCGTCCTCCGCGATGAGAACGAGGCTCATTCCACCGTCCCGCCCTGGGTGCGGCCCGGATGCCCGGCGGCGGACACCGCGCTCTGCATCACGGCGCCGACGGACGAGCCAATCGGCCGGGCCTGGCCCGTCAAGAGCCCCTCGGCGGAGCGCACCGGTGAGAGCACCTTCATGCCCGAGTCGGCAATCTCGAACTCCCGCAGTTCGTTGTCGTACTTGCTGTCACGCATCTTGAGCACCGAAAGGATGCGGTGGATGCGCCCGCGCAGCTCCACGTGGCGCAGCAGCAGCAGGTTCTCTCCCAGGATGGCGATGGGCGCGTCGCTGAAGTCCAGCTCGGTGCCCGCCAGCTTCGGCACCTCGCGCGTGAAGAGGGACGTCACGCCCGCCAGGCGCAGGCGCAGGGCGAGCGCGGCCAGGAAGGTGCGCCGCCGGTCCGAGTCGCTGATGGACTCCTCCAGCGCGGTGAGGCCGTCGATGACCAGCCGAGTCACCCCCAGCCGCGCCACCGTCTCGAGGATGCCGTCCACGACGAGGTCCGCCTCCGCCTCCCCGGGCGGCACGAACTGGTAGGTGATGAGGCCGTTCTGCACGTGGGGCGTCATGTCCAGCCCGATGCGCCGCGCCCGGTTCATGAGGGACGCCGGCGAGTCGAAGAAGGAGACGAAGAGCGAGCGCTCCGAGTGGCGCGCCCCCTCCACCGCGAAGTGCGCGGCGAGCAGCGTCTTCCCGATGCCCATGCCGCCGGCAATCATGGTGGTGCTGTGCACGGGCAGGCCGCCCCCCATCAGCACGTCCAGTTCCGGCAGCCCGAAGCTGGCGCGGCGCTCCGGCGGCGCCTCGTCCGTCAGCTCCAGCGGCCGTGCCTCCAGCCGGGGGATGAACCTCACCCCCTCCTCGTCGATGCGCATCAGGTGCTCGCCGGACAGGTGCGGCCGGCCGCGCAGCTTCACCACCTCCACGCGGCGCATGCGGCGCCCCCCGCGCTTGTTGACGGACAGCGAGACGATGCCGTCCACGGTGGTGGCCTCCGGGAGCGCGAGCAGCTTCTCCAGGGGGTACTCCGTGGTGAACATGCCGACGCAGTCCGCCGCCGCCAGGCCGATGCCCAGCTCATAGAGGAACTCGCGCAGCCTCGCCTCGTCCTGCCAGAGGTCCCGGATGGCGCGAAGCCCGTCGATGAAGAGCAGCTTCGCGCCCCGCTTGCGGACCGTCTGCACGAGCAGGTCGCGCGTCTCCCGGGCCCCCTGCTTCAGGGTGGAGTAGGCGCTCATCACGAAGAGCCGCTCGTCGAGCAGCTCCCCCTGGAAGAAGGAGAAGCCGGCCAGCTCCCCCATCAGCTTGTCGTGAGGTTCCGAGGTGACGGTGGCCACCACCACCGGCAGTCCCCGCGCCGCCGCGAGGAAGGCTACCTGGCTGCACAGGACGGTCTTCCCGCAGCCAGGGTCTCCCGTCACGATGACGGCCTGGCGTCTGGGGATGCCACCGCCCAGGAGCATGTCGAAGCTGGGGATGCCCGTTTCGAAGAGCGACCCCATCCGGCTGCTATCCATTCAGTTCTGTGTCCATCGAGCGGCGAAAGGCCACGCGCGGGGCTCTGCCACTCGCAAGAGGACGCGCAAAAACACAGGGGCGCGGAATGCCGCAGGCCCTGCCCGGGAGTTAACAAGCCGAGGGAGGGACGCCAAGCGCGCCTCCCCCATTCTCTGCCCCCGGGGGCTGCTGGATGCTCGATGCCCGACAGTCAGGCCAGGGCCTGGAGGGCTCGGGCGCCTACCACTTCTGCTCGGGCAGGGATTTCTCGCGCACCTGCTCATCGGGCTGGCCGTAGCCGGGCATGCCGTCCTCTCGCACCTCGTCGGCCTTGGAGGGCGCCCGGGGCGTCTCCTCGTCCTGCGTCCCGCGCTCGGGCGCGTCCTGCTCCGACTGTGGCTGCTTGGGCTCGGTGGCCATCGCTCTCCTCCCCTCGCGCGTCACGCGCGAGAGGAAATGTCGTCATCCGCACGCCTGGCGGAAGGGGCCGGCACCCCGGCACCGGGCAGGCGGGCGAGGCGCCGCCTCCCTTTCCGGAGTCGAAGCCTCAGCCCGCGCGCGAGCCCGGCGTCGTAGGCGCGCCGCCCGCGGGGCCACCATTGCCCGCGGGGCCACCATTGGAGGAGGCGGGCACGTCATCGCTCGCGCCGAAGAGGCCTCGCACCACGGCGGCGATGGCCAGCGGCGTCCCCACGCGCTCGTCATAGTGGGGCGTCAGGGCCTGGGCGAACTCCTCCGCCGAGGGGAAGCGGTCCTCGGGCCTGGCGGAGAAGGCGCGGTCCACCACCGCCTCCAGGGCCTCGGGCACCTCCGGGCGCAGCTCGCGCAGCGGCCGGTACTGGCGGGACCAGATGGCGGCGAAGACCTCGTCCGGCGAGCCGCCGAGGAAGGGCCGCTCCAG encodes the following:
- a CDS encoding right-handed parallel beta-helix repeat-containing protein — its product is MSKPLRGVEFFRVPCAALLCGLVLACGPEPSQNEGMSPDGQDPVVRDDTPEQGHPDEQVFENEVEEEEELAIGPSRGNPRGAELLFRDRCPTPEEATGKTLYVGKPARGARKAARGSQGNPYSTISAAVKAARPGNVIQVLQGTYEERVVLSGKDVRAGTREEPIVLRGAPKNQTKLLMPAEDEGNLLVVAKPYWVVQDVELDVDGKPYVAALFESNTDCSQLLDSKVHSGSAGGGVILDQAKYVLIGHNEIHDFSKQDEDSHGVLVKDGSELVFIIDNDIHGNSGDAVQCHANGSRPHGVFIERNRLHDSGENGVDIKSCDHVYIRGNAIYDFPADKSFPWQKGTSAAEAVVIHQDANNIHAVNNRIARAGRGISVGGTSQKDHPRNVVLKGNHISDIRDDPVMNGQGIRIVKGTDLSILGNTLEKVADVGLYLGADYLAVSGLVVKGNVLRRMDRFVKLGARGDISGLELDDNRYHGVGRFDATGGPQTDDFAKWQRALRGFGLEQGSRRLP
- a CDS encoding ATPase domain-containing protein codes for the protein MGSLFETGIPSFDMLLGGGIPRRQAVIVTGDPGCGKTVLCSQVAFLAAARGLPVVVATVTSEPHDKLMGELAGFSFFQGELLDERLFVMSAYSTLKQGARETRDLLVQTVRKRGAKLLFIDGLRAIRDLWQDEARLREFLYELGIGLAAADCVGMFTTEYPLEKLLALPEATTVDGIVSLSVNKRGGRRMRRVEVVKLRGRPHLSGEHLMRIDEEGVRFIPRLEARPLELTDEAPPERRASFGLPELDVLMGGGLPVHSTTMIAGGMGIGKTLLAAHFAVEGARHSERSLFVSFFDSPASLMNRARRIGLDMTPHVQNGLITYQFVPPGEAEADLVVDGILETVARLGVTRLVIDGLTALEESISDSDRRRTFLAALALRLRLAGVTSLFTREVPKLAGTELDFSDAPIAILGENLLLLRHVELRGRIHRILSVLKMRDSKYDNELREFEIADSGMKVLSPVRSAEGLLTGQARPIGSSVGAVMQSAVSAAGHPGRTQGGTVE
- a CDS encoding ATP-binding response regulator, with translation MSLVLIAEDEEALLEVFAEVVEALGHRAVRAHNGEEALTLARTEPPDLVVSDHMMPRRTGVELLRALRAEPHLAAVPFVLLSAARPAGREEANTFLPKPVDLSVFEEAISTALQSRPPAPEQDRGSRAVSNLRSSVGAMREEVLHWVAHELKTPLSSARLNAQVLLRKVAHRGAEDECRSAEAVLRQLDRMNGLITSILDAGRLSEGRVELRTAYCDLIPFLRELVQEWRELEPHMEFMLTGAHEPLMVPFDAERLRQVLNNLLSNAVKYCGERRRVELGVSPSPGQAVIHVRDWGVGISASQLPSIFDRFRRADDDPSRGHGLGLFIASALTKLHGGSLSVRSSLGEGSTFYLRLPLRR